In Oryza sativa Japonica Group chromosome 3, ASM3414082v1, one DNA window encodes the following:
- the LOC4332858 gene encoding protein ABERRANT POLLEN TRANSMISSION 1 isoform X1, with protein sequence MMVVGLVQLLVAFVVAWEAVELVLRHGLLLSLFKFALAAALAVAASFVAALFLARVVAWVLRRTAKLSIGCRSFSFNYLRDITIKSPKGAVDSICVGEIRLGLRRPLTQLGFTILNHGPILQLQISDLDIVLRQPAKSAKKKKPPPRKSTSTSPAKGKGKPKGQGKWRLITNIASLLSLSIVELRFKAPKAALGIKDLKIDLSKTGGLDPILNVEIHILPLFVQALEPDGIDNSTSVFSKLDWWVSGQYCSAMDTADCSSFLFEDIVLLCDLHQRGKGVGVKNLDLVIGPIVVNLEEKLFTKKKLSAPTVAEKTDEPAADVKSDTKSEGSKLSSFNKKIDLLPEKVSFNMSKLDLKFLPKDHGLLINNEIGGISVRFVKSQPHSDFGEATHLQLETDVSDIHLLMDGATSVLEVVKVATVVSANIPIQSTSPIRAEAGIKISGSQCNIIISRIKPLIPLNSAQKKPTVPRESSTQEKTPKEKLALDLVFTLSAPELTIVLYSLDDIPLYHCCLLSTHFAASKTVNQGTELHAVLGELKLIVAGKPQQSIKDRISGTLLQISRSTIDLEQKVPDKDNCIDNPKSSLSLNISGVRMNVCFYYLELLCTTAMSYKVFLKSIRPPKKRPAQGTSQKTTKNAKGAQIVKISVEQCAVLYVGDMILEDMSIQDPKRVNFGSQGGHVVIINDADGSPRMAYVNSTSLPDHKHVNFFTSIEINQIGLCLNKEKQSVQVELGRSRLTHKEDLLDDKPVEEVTLFDVQKVKFVRRSGGSNDSAVCALINVTEVAVWWEPDPYLELLEVATRLKSIMHRIKHQNSANEIKDDTVYTDTLAKKDSLTEHGQQEKPQKKQELVIAVDVESLKISGELADGVEAMIHVGSIFSENAKIGVLIEGLVVSFCGARIFKCSRTQLSRIPVSISDSLPDKKLQSAATCDWVIQCRNAYVCLPFRLQLRAIDDAVEDTLRAIKLISAAKMSVLFPEKKSSGSSSSSKKSKSKSTEFRYVRVIVRDLVAEIEEEPIQGWLDEHIDLMKSVFNESTVRLDLLDELASVKHKDSPKAKLDGSSSEKNNGCPEVDGDAPGVCSFEKLREDIYKQAFQSYYLACQALKVSEGSGACSSGFQSGFKMSTRRSSVMSVCAKDVDVSLSKIDGGDEGMIGFIKTMDPVCAKNDIPFSRLYGSNFTLKAKSLSAYLRDYTFPLFSGTSAKCNGRLVLAQQATCFQPQVRQDVYVGKWWRVNLLRSATGYTPPMKSYVDLPLHFQKGEVSFGVGYEPVFADVSYAFTCALRRANLAKRWFFERPEPPRRERSLPWWDDMRNYIHGKFRLDFTKTTWHLPAKTSPYEKLDQMLITSDYLEICYVDGYVSLYSKYLKVYLTSLESLAKKCSLETPHHEVIPFLETPSFFMDIAIQWGCDSGNPMDHYIFALPAEGKPRDKVLDPFRSTSLSLKWSFSLKPSTTEPVKHQQNIQAVSNNSPTVNVGAHDFVWLMKWVNIFFLPPHKLRLFSRFPRFGVPRFIRSGNLPLDRVMTEQFIRFDASLLQINNMPLQVDDPANGLTLHFTKFRLEIAFSRGKQIFTFDCKREPLDLVYQGIDLHLLKVSIKKTPEPSISKDAQVENKSLHMKATDSPGKNKTSSTEKSRDDGFFLYSDYFTIRKQTPKADAARLSAWQEDGRKKSEMPLAKSEFDGGEESDHAQSGSDEEGFNVVVADSCQRVFVYGLKILWNLENRAAIVSWVGDLTQAFQPPKPSPSRQYTQRKILEKKQSTKEAEMSNDGTLSSSPLASQSSDPPKQTKSSEPPSSGPSKLESTSTSDTAMKTSNSSDSEEEGTRHFMVNVVQPQFNLHSEEANGRFLLAAGSGRVLVRSFHSIVHVGQEMFEKALGSSNVAIGETRPEMSWSRYEVSVMLEHVQAHVAPTDVDPGAGIQWLPKIHRRSSEVKRTGALLERVFMPCQMYFRYTRHKGGNPELKVKPLKELAFNSPDITAGMTSRQFQVMMDVLTNLLFARAPRTKKSNLSYPLDNDDDDDTGEESDAVVPDGVEEVELAKIDVEIKEREWKILLDDIRTLSVGSEISADETQTPKSDDATWIVTGSRASLVKCLKKELVNVRNGRKEVSSMLRVAMHKAAQARLMEKEKNKSPSFAMRVSLKINKVVWSMLADGKSFAEAEINDMIYDFDRDYKDIGIAHLTTKLFVLKNGLANAKSDTVLAPWNPPSEWGKNAMLRVNARQGAPTGGNSVIESLLVDIYPLKIYLTEAMYRMMWGYFFPGDEQHPQKRQELFKVSTTAGTRRVKKSTSIAETNSPSKQSSKDSMLLQKPELRRTSSFDRTWEETVAESVANELVTQFQSQSNAPPESQDAPKEAKLVRSARSTREEKKNMDPNEVKQTRPQKMMDFRNINISQVELQLTYEGLPFAVSDVRLLMDTFHREDFTGTWARLFSRVKKHIIWGVLKSVTGMQGKKFKAKSTSQKEPTASLIAASDFNLSDSDGDEAGGSDQLPAFLKKPNDGAGDGFATSVKGLFSSQRKKAKAFVLKTMKGDADHDFQGERSENEIEFSPFARQLTITKTKKLIRRHTKKIKSKVPKGAATSQELGSELPPRGPSGNQTDSSSSDDNDSSPTETNPKD encoded by the exons GCAATTGCAAATCTCTGACCTGGACATTGTGCTCAGGCAACCTGCAAAATCTGCTAAGAAAAAGAAACCTCCCCCTCGCAAATCAACCTCGACCTCACCggcaaaaggaaaaggaaagccGAAAGGACAAGGGAAATGGAGGCTTATAACAAACATTGCCAGTCTTTTGTCGCTTTCTATAGTGGAGCTGAGGTTCAAG GCTCCAAAAGCTGCTCTCGGCATCAAGGACCTTAAGATTGATTTATCAAAAACTGGAGGATTGGATCCAATTCTCAATGTTGAAATACATATCTTACCTTTATTTGTGCAAGCATTAGAACCAGATGGCATTGACAACAGTACATCAGTATTTAGCAAATTGGATTGGTGGGTCAGTGGACAATACTGTTCAGCCATGGACACAGCTGACTGTAGCTCTTTCTTGTTTGAGGATATAGTACTCTTGTGTGATCTTCATCAGAG GGGTAAAGGAGTTGGAGTCAAGAATTTGGATTTGGTAATTGGCCCAATCGTTGTGAACTTGGAAGAAAAACTATTCACCAAGAAGAAGCTTTCTGCTCCCACAGTTGCTGAGAAGACGGATGAACCTGCTGCAGATGTTAAGTCAGATACTAAATCTGAAGGGAGCAAACTTTCATCATTTAATAAGAAGATTGATTTGCTTCCTGAAAAG GTTAGCTTCAATATGTCCAAGCTAGATCTGAAGTTTTTGCCAAAGGACCATGGCCTCTTGATCAACAATGAAATTGGTGGCATCTCCGTGAGATTTGTGAAGTCACAACCACACAGTGACTTTGGGGAGGCAACACACCTTCAGCTGGAAACTGATGTGTCTGATATTCAT CTTCTAATGGATGGTGCTACGTCTGTATTAGAGGTTGTGAAAGTTGCAACTGTTGTCTCAGCTAACATTCCCATTCAG TCAACTTCACCAATTCGAGCTGAAGCAGGTATCAAAATTAGTGGCAGCCAATGTAATATCATTATAAGCAGAATTAAGCCACTGATTCCATTAAACTCGGCACAAAAGAAGCCCACTGTTCCTCGTGAAAGTTCAACACAAGAAAAGACACCTAAAGAAAAGTTAGCATTGGATTTGGTATTTACACTCTCAGCACCGGAGCTGACTATTGTGCTCTACAGTCTTGATGACATACCACTGTACCAT TGTTGCTTGCTGTCTACTCATTTCGCTGCAAGTAAGACAGTAAACCAAGGAACTGAACTGCACGCAGTGCTGGGTGAGTTAAAATTGATTGTTGCCGGAAAACCTCAACAGTCAATAAAAGACCGTATCTCAGGCACTTTATTGCAGATTAGCCGCTCTACTATTGATCTGGAGCAAAAGGTCCCAGACAAAGATAATTGCATAGACAATCCAAaatcttctctttctctcaatATATCTGGAGTCAGAATGAACGTCTGTTTTTACTATCTCGAGTTACTTTGTACCACTGCAATGTCTTATAAGGTATTTTTGAAAAGCATTCGCCCTCCTAAGAAGCGACCTGCACAGGGGACTAGTCAGAAAACTACCAAGAACGCTAAAGGAGCACAGATAGTCAAGATTAGTGTTGAACAGTGTGCTGTTTTGTATGTTGGTGACATGATACTTGAAGATATGAGTATACAAGATCCAAAGCGTGTAAATTTTGGTTCACAGGGTGGTCATGTTGTCATAatcaatgatgctgatggttcCCCAAGGATGGCCTATGTCAACTCAACCAGCCTTCCAGATCATAAGCATGTTAATTTCTTCACTTCTATTGAGATTAATCAAATTGGTCTATGTCTGAACAAGGAAAAGCAATCCGTGCAGGTTGAACTTGGAAGATCCAGATTAACACATAAAGAAGATCTGCTTGATGATAAGCCTGTAGAGGAGGTTACGCTTTTTGATGTGCAAAAGGTGAAGTTTGTCCGGCGCTCTGGTGGGTCAAATGACAGTGCAGTCTGCGCCCTCATAAATGTAACAGAAGTAGCAGTTTGGTGGGAACCTGATCCCTATCTGGAGTTACTTGAAGTAGCCACTCGACTTAAATCCATTATGCACAGGATCAAGCACCAGAATTCTgctaatgagataaaagatgataCAGTGTACACGGATACTTTGGCAAAAAAGGATTCACTCACAGAACATGGCCAACAAGAAAAACCACAGAAGAAACAAGAATTGGTTATTGCCGTTGATGTGGAATCTTTGAAAATTTCAGGTGAACTTGCTGATGGAGTTGAAGCAATGATTCATGTTGGATCCATTTTTTCTGAGAATGCAAAGATCGGTGTTTTAATTGAAGGACTAGTAGTTAGTTTTTGCGGTGCACGGATTTTCAAATGCAGTCGCACGCAGCTATCACGCATCCCAGTTTCCATTTCAGACAGCCTTCCCGATAAGAAGTTGCAGTCTGCAGCTACATGTGATTGGGTTATTCAATGCCGAAATGCTTATGTCTGCCTGCCTTTTAGGTTGCAACTACGAGCTATAGATGATGCAGTTGAAGACACATTGCGGGCCATTAAACTTATTTCTGCAGCAAAAATGTCTGTATTATTTCCTGAGAAGAAATCTAGCggtagcagtagcagcagcaaaaAGAGCAAATCAAAATCAACAGAATTTCGGTATGTGAGGGTCATTGTACGTGACCTCGTAGCAGAAATTGAAGAAGAGCCTATCCAAGGCTGGCTTGATGAGCATATCGATTTAATGAAGAGTGTATTTAATGAGTCGACAGTAAGGTTGGATCTGCTTGATGAGCTTGCTTCAGTCAAACATAAAGACTCTCCCAAGGCAAAATTGGATGGATCTTCTTCTGAAAAGAACAATGGATGCCCTGAAGTGGATGGTGATGCTCCTGGTGTGTGTTCATTTGAAAAACTCAGAGAGGATATATATAAGCAGGCATTTCAATCATATTACTTGGCATGCCAGGCATTGAAAGTATCAGAAGGGTCAGGTGCATGTTCTAGTGGCTTCCAGTCTGGTTTTAAGATGAGTACTCGCAGATCATCAGTTATGTCAGTCTGTGCAAAAGATGTTGATGTGAGCCTATCAAAGATTGATGGTGGAGATGAGGGAATGATTGGTTTTATTAAAACTATGGATCCTGTTTGTGCAAAAAATGATATTCCGTTTTCCCGGTTGTATGGTAGCAATTTTACTTTGAAAGCTAAATCCTTATCAGCGTACTTAAGAGACTACACATTTCCACTCTTTTCTGGAACCTCTGCTAAATGTAATGGACGGCTTGTGCTGGCTCAGCAG GCAACCTGTTTTCAACCCCAGGTTCGACAAGATGTTTATGTTGGGAAGTGGTGGAGAGTAAATCTGTTACGCTCTGCAACTGGTTATACGCCGCCGATGAAATCATATGTTGACCTACCATTGCATTTTCAGAAAGGGGAAGTATCCTTTGGAGTTGGGTACGAGCCAGTTTTTGCTGATGTGAGCTATGCTTTTACATGTGCTCTACGTAGGGCCAATCTAGCTAAAAGATGGTTTTTTGAGCGACCTGAACCCCCTAGAAGAGAACGCAGCTTACCATGGTGGGATGATATGCGGAACTATATTCATGGGAAATTTAGATTGGATTTTACCAAAACAACGTGGCATCTCCCTGCTAAAACAAGCCCTTATGAGAAGCTAGATCAAATGTTAATCACATCTGACTATTTGGAAATATGTTATGTGGATGGTTATGTCAGTCTGTATTCAAAGTATCTAAAGGTGTACCTAACAAGCCTAGAGAGCCTTGCGAAGAAATGTAGTCTGGAAACTCCACATCATGAAGTAATACCTTTCCTTGAAACCCCCTCCTTTTTCATGGACATTGCGATTCAGTGGGGATGTGATTCAGGTAACCCAATGGATCATTATATATTTGCTCTTCCTGCGGAGGGCAAACCACGGGACAAAGTTCTTGATCCATTTCGCTCAACTTCTCTTTCACTGAAGTGGAGCTTTTCACTTAAACCTTCTACAACTGAACCTGTGAAGCATCAGCAGAATATTCAGGCAGTTTCGAATAATTCACCGACTGTGAATGTTGGAGCTCATGATTTTGTCTGGCTAATGAAGTGGGTTAACATATTTTTTCTTCCTCCCCATAAACTTAGACTGTTTTCCAGGTTTCCACGCTTTGGGGTTCCTAGATTTATACGGTCTGGAAACCTGCCACTTGATAGAGTTATGACCGAACAGTTTATTCGTTTTGATGCTTCACTATTGCAGATCAACAATATGCCGCTACAGGTTGATGATCCCGCTAATGGATTGACACTGCACTTTACAAAATTTAGGCTTGAAATTGCTTTCAGTCGTGGGAAGCAGATATTTACTTTTGACTGCAAGCGTGAACCTCTTGATCTTGTCTACCAAGGCATAGACCTGCACTTGCTGAAGGTATCTATCAAGAAAACTCCTGAACCATCAATTTCTAAGGATGCTCAGGTAGAAAATAAGAGCCTGCATATGAAAGCTACAGATAGTCCTGGCAAAAACAAAACTAGTTCAACTGAGAAAAGCCGAGATGATGGATTTTTTCTGTATTCTGATTATTTCACAATACGAAAACAAACTCCCAAAGCCGATGCTGCTAGATTATCTGCATGGCAGGAGGATGGTAGGAAAAAATCAGAAATGCCATTGGCCAAGTCTGAGTTTGATGGGGGAGAGGAAAGTGATCATGCACAATCAGGTAGTGATGAGGAGGGATTCAATGTTGTAGTTGCTGACAGTTGTCAGCGAGTATTTGTGTATGGATTAAAAATTCTATGGAATCTGGAAAACAGAGCGGCTATCGTCTCTTGGGTTGGTGATTTAACCCAAGCATTTCAACCTCCAAAACCATCTCCTTCTCGCCAATATACCCAAAGAAAGATTCTTGAGAAAAAACAGTCAACTAAAGAAGCTGAGATGTCCAACGATGGCACTCTTAGCTCTTCACCCTTGGCATCACAGTCATCAGATCCTCCAAAACAAACCAAGAGTTCAGAACCACCTTCCAGCGGACCAAGCAAGCTAGAGTCAACATCAACTAGTGATACAG CAATGAAGACCTCCAATAGTAGTGATTCCGAAGAGGAAGGAACAAGGCATTTCATGGTTAATGTTGTCCAACCTCAATTCAATCTGCATTCAGAAGAGGCAAAT GGTAGGTTTCTACTTGCTGCTGGTAGCGGGCGGGTCCTGGTTCGTTCATTTCACTCAATTGTACATGTTGGTCAAGAAATGTTTGAGAAAGCACTTGGTTCCAGCAATGTAGCCATTGGAGAGACCAGGCCTGAAATGTCTTGGTCACGTTATGAAGTTTCTGTAATGTTGGAGCACGTTCAGGCTCATGTCGCTCCCACCGACGTTGATCCTGGTGCTGGTATTCAGTGGCTACCCAAAATCCATCGTAGATCATCTGAAGTTAAACGAACTGGTGCTTTGCTTGAGAGGGTATTTATGCCATGCCAAATGTACTTCCGCTACACAAGGCACAAAGGAGGAAACCCTGAACTAAAG GTCAAGCCACTGAAAGAGTTGGCATTTAACTCGCCAGATATAACTGCTGGTATGACATCACGGCAATTCCAGGTTATGATGGATGTTTTGACTAACCTTCTCTTTGCAAGAGCCCCCAG AACTAAGAAGAGCAACCTATCCTATCCCCTGGAtaatgacgatgatgatgacacTGGTGAAGAGTCTGATGCAGTTGTACCAGATGGAGTGGAAGAGGTAGAATTAGCAAAGATTGATGttgaaataaaagaaagagaatGGAAGATACTGCTCGATGATATCAGAACTTTGTCTGTTGGTAGTGAAATATCTGCTGATGAGACCCAAACCCCAAAGTCTGATGATGCTACATGGATTGTTACTGGATCAAGAGCAAGTCTG GTAAAATGTCTGAAGAAGGAACTTGTTAATGTTCGCAATGGTAGGAAAGAGGTATCTTCTATGCTGAGAGTTGCTATGCACAAAGCTGCACAAGCAAGGTTaatggaaaaggaaaagaacaaAAGCCCTTCATTTGCTATGCGAGTTTCACTGAAGATAAACAAGGTTGTCTGGAGCATGTTAGCCGATGGAAAATCATTTGCTGAAGCTGAGATAAATGATATG ATTTATGATTTCGACCGGGACTATAAAGACATTGGCATTGCTCATTTGACAACCAAGTTGTTTGTTCTCAAAAATGGACTTGCTAATGCAAAATCAGATACTGTTCTGGCACCATGGAATCCACCTTCCGAATGGGGCAA AAATGCAATGCTGCGTGTTAATGCTAGGCAAGGAGCTCCAACTGGTGGTAACTCAGTAATAGAGAGTCTCCTc GTAGACATCTATCCACTGAAAATTTATTTGACTGAAGCAATGTACAGAATGATGTGGGGATATTTCTTCCCTGGTGATGAACAGCACCCACAAAAGCGGCAG GAACTTTTCAAAGTCTCCACAACAGCAGGGACACGGCGAGTAAAGAAAAGCACATCTATTGCTGAAACGAACAGTCCCAGTAAACAATCATCGAAAGACTCCATGCTTTTACAAAAGCCTGAACTTCGACGCACATCTTCGTTTGACAGGACGTGGGAGGAAACTGTTGCTGAATCTGTAGCTAATGAACTCGTTACACAATTTCAGAGTCAGTCAAATGCGCCGCCTGAATCTCAAGATGCTCCTAAGGAAGCCAAATTAGTACGATCTGCTCGCTCTACTcgtgaagagaaaaaaaatatggaccCTAATGAGGTGAAACAAACTAGACCTCAGAAAATGATGGACTTCCGCAACATAAACATAAGTCAG GTTGAATTGCAGCTCACGTACGAGGGATTGCCATTTGCTGTTAGTGATGTAAGACTACTAATGGATACCTTTCATCGTGAAGATTTTACTGGAACATGGGCGAGACTGTTTTCACGAGTAAAGAAACACATTATATGGGGAGTATTGAAGTCAGTAACTGGCATGCAG GGTAAAAAATTTAAAGCTAAATCCACTAGCCAAAAAGAGCCAACTGCAAGTTTAATCGCTGCCAGTGATTTTAATCTAAGTGACAGTGATGGCGATGAAGCTGGTGGTTCTGATCAACTGCCAGCATTCCTTAAAAAACCTAATGATGGAGCTGGTGATGGATTTGCCACTTCTGTTAAGGGATTATTCAGTTCACAACGAAAGAAAGCAAAGGCATTTGTCCTGAAGACTATGAAAGGTGACGCTGATCATGATTTCCAGGGTGAAAGGAGTGAGAATGAAATTGAGTTCTCTCCATTTGCTCGACAATTGACTATAACAAAAACAAAGAAGCTTATACGACGGCACACAAAGAAGATTAAATCCAAAGTTCCTAAAGGTGCAG CTACTTCGCAAGAACTCGGGTCAGAGCTGCCACCTCGTGGCCCTTCTGGGAACCAGACGGACTCCTCCTCTTCCGATGATAACGATTCATCGCCAACGGAAACGAACCCAAAAGATTAA